CGTGCCTATCCACATGCCGCCCTGACTGGAGCCAATCAACTGGTCGATACGGTGGCGCATCTCGGCGGCAGCTTTATTGGTAAATGTCACGGCCATAATCGAATACGGTGAACAATTCTCCACCGTCAGCAACCAGGCAATGCGATGCACCAGTACGCGGGTTTTGCCACTGCCTGCACCAGCCAGCACCAGCATGTTGCTGCGCGCCGCCGCTACGGCATCACGCTGTTTATCGTTCAGGCTGTCAAGCAGGTCAGATACGTCCATAGCCGTTGGTTTTCCGTCAAAAGGGAACCCGGCCCCGGAGCGGAGACAAATTCCACTGGTTTTGTATACAGTAAAAGTCGCTGAATTATAGCAACGTGGTCAGGGATGCCAAACTGAAAATCTCGACATGCGGCAGCAAACGGGAATCATGAATCTGCATCAGGTTGCCGCCTTGCGTGTTGATCCAACAGGCTTGCATCCCACAACGCAGCGAACCGGCCACATCGGTGGTCAAATCATCCCCCACATGCAGCAAGCTGTGCAGCGGCATGTTCAGGCGTTCAGCCGCCAGATGGTACATATCATGATACGGCTTCGCGCGGCCATCCGGCCCGGCACGTAAAACAAAGCGGAAGTACTCACCGAGGCCGCAGGCATGCGGGTCGGCATTGCCGTTGGTAATCGCCACCAGCGGCCAGCGCTGCGCCAGCAAGCGCAGCGTCTCATGCGTTTGTTCCGGCACCGCAATGCGGCTGCGCCAGCGGGCGAATTCCGCCATCGCCGCATCGGCTCCCTCTTTCGCCTCCTGCGCCGACAGGCCCGCTTCACGCATCGCCAGTTGCACGCCTTGCCAGCGCCAGCGTGTCACATCGTGATAAATTTCAGGATCTTGTGCCAGTAACTGCTGGCGTAACTGACGTAATTTCTCGCTGGTAAATGCCTGTAAACCGGGGTGATAACGCTGCAAAAATTGCAATGACTCCACTTCCGTGCGCCGAATCACCTCAGCATTATCATACAGGGTGTCGTCCAAATCGAAGGTGATGGCCTCGATTCGGCCAAGCGGGCGATAAAAATACATCAGGGTTTACCTCGTTTGGCGCGGGGATGTGCCGCATCGTACACCGATGCCAGATGTTGAAAATCCAGATGGGTATAAATCTGGGTGGTCGTCAGATTCGCATGGCCTAACAACTCCTGTACGGCGCGCAAATCGCCGCTGGACTCCAGCAGATGCGTGGCAAACGAGTGGCGTAATTTATGCGGATGCACATGGCTGTTCAGCCCCTGTTTCACGCCCCATTCGGCAAAACGCTTTTGCACATTGCGCATCGAAATCCGTCGTCCAAGGCTTGAGACAAACACCGCATCGTCATCCGGTGCATAAATATCACGAATCGCCAGCCAGTGACGCAACCAGGTCACGGCTGTCGCGCCAATCGGCAGTTTGCGCTCTTTGCTGCCTTTTCCCATCACCCACACTTCGCCGCTGTCGAGATTAACGTGGGCGCAATCAAGCCCGACCAGTTCAGCCAAACGCAGGCCCGCACCATACATCACCTCCAGCATGGCGCGGTCACGCACGGCCAGCGGGTCGTGATTTTCTATCT
This sequence is a window from Dickeya aquatica. Protein-coding genes within it:
- the yigB gene encoding 5-amino-6-(5-phospho-D-ribitylamino)uracil phosphatase YigB codes for the protein MYFYRPLGRIEAITFDLDDTLYDNAEVIRRTEVESLQFLQRYHPGLQAFTSEKLRQLRQQLLAQDPEIYHDVTRWRWQGVQLAMREAGLSAQEAKEGADAAMAEFARWRSRIAVPEQTHETLRLLAQRWPLVAITNGNADPHACGLGEYFRFVLRAGPDGRAKPYHDMYHLAAERLNMPLHSLLHVGDDLTTDVAGSLRCGMQACWINTQGGNLMQIHDSRLLPHVEIFSLASLTTLL
- the xerC gene encoding tyrosine recombinase XerC — encoded protein: MSCDDALITPVDAFLRYLRVERQLSPLTQRSYAHQLHTITTMLTASGVTDWRALDAAVVRSLVARSKRDGLNAASQAQRLSALRSFLDWLVGRGELQANPARGVAAPKAGRHLPKNMDVDEMSRLLEIENHDPLAVRDRAMLEVMYGAGLRLAELVGLDCAHVNLDSGEVWVMGKGSKERKLPIGATAVTWLRHWLAIRDIYAPDDDAVFVSSLGRRISMRNVQKRFAEWGVKQGLNSHVHPHKLRHSFATHLLESSGDLRAVQELLGHANLTTTQIYTHLDFQHLASVYDAAHPRAKRGKP